In the Populus trichocarpa isolate Nisqually-1 chromosome 1, P.trichocarpa_v4.1, whole genome shotgun sequence genome, one interval contains:
- the LOC18096028 gene encoding tetrahydroberberine oxidase, producing the protein MNSLSSSMFPFLFLFLFSFSWVASADRHEDFLQCLHYQNSNAISKVIYTPINSSYSSVLQFSIRNGRFNTSATPKPLVIVTPLNVAHIQAAIACSQKHGLQIRVRSGGHDYEGLSYVSVLPFVVIDLINMRTVAVDVGNKIAWVQTGATLGEVYYRIAEKSRTLAFPAGVCPTVGSGGHISGGGHGMMMRKYGLAADHIIDVKLIDVKGRILDRASMGEDLFWAIRGGGGNTFGVVVAWKLELVTVPPTVTVFNVTRTLEQNATKLVHQWQSAIGKFDEDLFSRIFLSRANTSQEGKTTILAVYTSLFLDGVDRLLSMMQQSFPQLGLVKEDCIEMSWIESTVYFARFPRNTSLDVLLDRRPGSTRSFKGKTDYVTEPIPEIALEGIWERLNQLDAQVAQLQFTAYGGKMDEISETSIPFPHRAGNLFQIHYAVFWGDQDSERSQKYTSWIRKLYSYMTPYVTKNPRQAYINYRDLDLGMNTLGNTSYKQARIWGTKYFKNNFDRLVHVKTKVDPANFFRNEQSIPPLSSW; encoded by the coding sequence GTCATTTACACCCCAATCAACTCCTCATATTCATCTGTCTTGCAGTTTTCTATACGAAACGGCAGGTTCAACACAAGTGCCACCCCGAAACCACTAGTTATTGTTACACCTCTAAATGTAGCCCACATTCAAGCTGCCATTGCTTGTTCCCAGAAACATGGCCTGCAAATTAGAGTTCGAAGTGGTGGCCATGACTATGAGGGCCTCTCTTATGTTTCGGTTCTACCCTTTGTGGTTATTGATCTGATCAATATGCGAACAGTTGCAGTTGATGTAGGAAACAAAATTGCATGGGTTCAAACTGGTGCTACACTAGGAGAAGTTTACTACAGAATCGCTGAGAAAAGTAGAACTCTTGCCTTCCCAGCAGGTGTTTGCCCAACTGTGGGATCCGGTGGGCACATTAGTGGAGGAGGACATGGGATGATGATGCGTAAATATGGCCTCGCTGCAGACCACATTATTGATGTCAAATTAATCGATGTTAAAGGTAGAATCCTTGACCGAGCATCGATGGGAGAGGATCTGTTTTGGGCCATTCGAGGAGGTGGAGGCAACACCTTCGGAGTTGTTGTTGCGTGGAAACTGGAATTGGTCACAGTTCCACCAACTGTGACAGTGTTCAATGTCACTAGAACTTTGGAACAAAATGCAACAAAACTCGTTCATCAGTGGCAGTCGGCAATAGGAAAGTTTGACGAAGATCTATTTTCCAGAATTTTCCTTTCGAGAGCTAACACTTCTCAGGAAGGAAAGACAACAATACTCGCCGTATATACTTCCTTGTTTCTTGATGGAGTCGATAGACTCCTATCAATGATGCAACAGAGCTTTCCCCAGCTCGGTTTGGTTAAAGAAGACTGCATCGAGATGAGTTGGATCGAGTCTACTGTCTACTTTGCTAGATTTCCACGCAATACATCCTTGGATGTTTTGCTTGATAGGAGGCCAGGATCCACAAGAtcttttaaaggaaaaacagaCTATGTGACAGAGCCTATACCTGAAATCGCTTTGGAAGGAATATGGGAAAGGCTTAACCAACTGGATGCCCAAGTAGCTCAATTGCAATTCACAGCCTATGGGGGCAAAATGGACGAAATTTCCGAGACCAGCATTCCATTTCCACATAGAGCTGGAAATCTATTCCAAATTCATTATGCAGTCTTTTGGGGCGATCAAGACAGTGAGAGATCTCAAAAGTATACAAGCTGGATCAGAAAACTTTACAGCTATATGACTCCTTATGTTACGAAAAATCCACGACAAGCATATATCAATTACAGAGATCTTGACCTGGGAATGAACACCCTAGGCAACACAAGTTACAAACAAGCAAGAATTTGGGGTACCAAATATTTCAAGAACAACTTTGACCGGTTGGTGCATGTGAAGACAAAAGTTGATCCAGCTAATTTCTTTAGAAATGAACAAAGCATCCCTCCTCTCTCATCTTGGTGA